In one window of Primulina tabacum isolate GXHZ01 chromosome 8, ASM2559414v2, whole genome shotgun sequence DNA:
- the LOC142553623 gene encoding uncharacterized protein LOC142553623: MRKKLDTRFPAARIKKIMQADEDVGKIAMAVPLLVSKALELFLQDLCDRTYEITLKRGAKTVNSLHLKQCVQTFNVFDFLKDTVSKVPDLGGSDAATEDRSATKRRKVLEDEEHGNDDESKRIHVPETGTTSSSGRGRGRGRGRGRCRVSRMLVKESIGQHEKIEDDPNMFHQNGENQEENLRKADNVAGPAESKPIVGKSSERLVRNFDLNVDLNVTGDSTPKLAGVPPDSSTKPTPYLKTEEIPGWSLDDMKQMAIDPIQLTNLNGTIDEEDEDYDEEG, translated from the exons ATGAGGAAGAAGCTCGACACTCGTTTTCCGGCG GCTCGTATTAAAAAGATTATGCAAGCCGATGAGGACGTGGGGAAGATTGCTATGGCTGTACCACTTTTAGTTT CAAAAGCTCTGGAATTATTTCTGCAAGACTTGTGTGATCGAACTTATGAGATTACCCTGAAAAGAGGAGCAAAAACTGTGAATTCTTTGCATCT GAAGCAATGCGTGCAGACTTTTAATGTGTTCGACTTCCTGAAGGACACTGTCAGTAAGGTTCCTGATTTAGGCGGCTCAGATGCTGCTACCGAGGATCGGTCGGCTACAAAGAGAAG AAAGGTTTTAGAAGATGAAGAACATGGCAATGATGATGAGTCCAAAAGGATACACGTG CCTGAAACTGGTACCACCAGCAGTAGTGGAAGAGGTAGGGGCAGGGGTAGGGGTCGAGGTAGGTGTAGAGTTAGTCGCATGCTTGTAAAGGAATCAATCGGTCAGCATGAAAAAATTGAGGATGATCCTAACATGTTTCACCAGAATGGTGAGAATCAAGAAGAAAATCTCAGAAAGGCCGATAATGTTGCAGGTCCTGCAGAATCAAAACCTATAGTTGGAAAGAGTTCCGAGAGATTAGTTAGGAATTTTGACCTAAATGTTGACTTAAATGTGACCGGTGACTCCACCCCAAAACTAGCTGGAGTGCCTCCTGACTCTTCAACCAAGCCAACACCTTACTTAAAAACTGAAGAAATTCCTGGTTGGTCCCTTGATGACATGAAACAGATGGCTATTGATCCTATTCAACTTACTAATCTAAATGGGACAATTGATGAGGAAGACGAAGATTATGATGAAGAAGGATGA
- the LOC142553624 gene encoding protein PATRONUS 2-like codes for MERPLTLKPLNIQDENAAIRWKKAPVDGKSKSSKPVSKKGGAAIESRKALKDITNKTFLNLEASSQKKSLQNKCDVVEDACIHHVLKTKAQSEKSAINEKLNIAEEGFLHDHRNCIKAQMAASELNFFDTVLPGHDKAESRTKKAKSNLDISSLGCYPEPEEIPMPEFADWFKSWWKSPPSSPTCWDSPPVSPFSWDHDSVELTLKEEDESCI; via the exons ATGGAAAGACCTCTCACTCTAAAGCCGCTGAACATCCAAGATGAAAATGCGGCTATCCGATGGAAAA AGGCTCCAGTCGATGGTAAATCTAAGAGCTCCAAACCAGTTTCTAAAAAGGGTGGAGCGGCAATTGAGAGTCGTAAAGCTCTTAAAGATATTACAAACAAGACATTCCTTAATCTTGAAGCATCATCACAGAAAAAGAGTTTACAGAACAAGTGTGATGTTGTCGAAGATGCATGCATTCATCATGTCTTGAAGACCAAGGCACAGTCGGAAAAGAGTGCAATAAATGAAAAACTTAATATTGCCGAGGAAGGGTTCCTGCATGATCATAGAAATTGCATCAAGGCACAAATGGCAGCATCGGAACTCAATTTCTTTGACACGGTTCTTCCTGGACATG ATAAGGCAGAGTCGAGAACGAAAAAAGCCAAG AGCAATCTTGATATCAGCAGCCTGGGCTGCTATCCAGAACCAGAAGAAATACCGATGCCAGAGTTCGCAGATTGGTTCAAGTCTTGGTGGAAGTCTCCCCCCTCTTCACCAACATGCTGGGATTCGCCTCCTGTGTCTCCTTTTTCATGGGATCATGACTCAGTTGAGCTGACGCTGAAGGAAGAAGACGAAAGTTGCATATAA
- the LOC142553625 gene encoding mitochondrial fission 1 protein A-like produces MEAKFGKFFDSVGTFFTGGDHLPWCDADVIAGCEREVAEAENGTSDELRSESIMRMSWALVHSKRPEDVQRGIAMLEASLPRSNTPLKVREELYLLAVGFYRSGDYLRSRQLVERALEIAPDWRQALTLKKAIEDKITKDGVIGIGIAATAVGLLAGGIAAALSTRKK; encoded by the exons ATGGAAGCGAAATTTGGGAAATTCTTCGATTCGGTGGGGACCTTTTTCACCGGTGGCGATCACCTTCCTTGGTGTGATGCCGACGTCATTGCT GGTTGTGAAAGAGAGGTCGCTGAAGCTGAGAATGGTACCTCTGATGAGCTTAGAAGTGAAAGCATCATGCGCATGTCTTGGGCCCTTGTTCATTCAAAACGTCCGGAAGATGTGCAGCGTGGAATAGCTATGCTCGAAG CTTCTTTGCCTCGCTCAAACACTCCTTTGAAGGTGAGGGAAGAGCTTTACCTTTTAGCAGTCGGATTCTACAGAAGCGGGGATTATTTGAGGAGCAGGCAGCTTGTTGAGCGTGCTTTGGAG ATTGCGCCTGATTGGAGGCAGGCGTTGACTCTCAAGAAAGCAATTGAAGATAAAATTACGAAAG ATGGAGTGATTGGTATTGGTATCGCTGCAACTGCTGTTGGACTCTTGGCCGGTGGGATTGCAGCTGCACTGTCGACTCGTAAGAAGTGA